In Chryseobacterium shigense, the following proteins share a genomic window:
- a CDS encoding ATP-binding protein: MKYKFLDFKLRKVVHYSLIVCILLIQVIIAIFFYNEFVNEKKLKFIKNRLDQSRVLGGLTDNSRKDFMDAQNYFQKYMLSQDDKDLKLYFQSLEKLNNNFEKINDYGDKNPGLKNRLAQQKKDTLKIIKLQTVIDSVYQYSLNPPVQKVEEPSFELERYKNTDDFEDLNIQTQTYSDTVKKKGLMGRLRDAISGKVNVQKESTVITMTNKKPANLSKIKQRMDSLVNSIDKHYTTEVKKIQRSTVQNQLSTAKNKQENITFYGNFSKLLVYSNRLINVYEKAIKDFKSELEKEYNEQSSNNNRIRTYLVLGLMTLMFIVSILIMYFTRMAFIYEQKLNAANEENRKSLNFKNRILGMLSHELMSPLKIINIFIDKINKTTKDETTKDYLKSIKFTNSTLLIQSTQILEYTKNQETEKKLVKTVFNLKDEINSIVTAITPYIETRNNKFLVTDRIPENLIVNSDNIKINQIFMNILGNANKFTENGQIDLTMFTEKIDENNISLITTIGDTGVGISESDLGKIFEPYYQGMVSDEIDNFGAGLGLNLCKEIIELFNGDISVSSKLHKGTKVTFRINLNISK; encoded by the coding sequence ATGAAATATAAATTCTTAGATTTTAAATTAAGGAAAGTTGTTCATTACTCATTGATCGTGTGTATATTACTGATACAGGTCATTATAGCCATATTCTTTTATAACGAATTTGTCAATGAAAAGAAACTGAAATTTATTAAAAATCGGCTGGATCAAAGCAGAGTATTAGGCGGATTAACAGATAACTCGAGAAAAGATTTCATGGATGCTCAGAATTACTTTCAGAAGTATATGCTCAGCCAGGATGACAAAGATCTGAAGCTATATTTTCAATCCCTTGAAAAGCTTAATAATAATTTCGAAAAAATAAATGATTATGGAGATAAAAATCCAGGATTGAAAAACAGACTCGCCCAGCAAAAAAAGGATACCCTGAAAATTATAAAACTGCAGACCGTTATAGATTCTGTATATCAATATTCTTTAAACCCGCCTGTACAAAAGGTCGAAGAGCCAAGTTTTGAGCTGGAAAGGTATAAAAATACCGATGATTTTGAAGACCTGAACATACAGACCCAGACCTATTCTGATACAGTTAAAAAGAAAGGTCTGATGGGGCGTTTAAGAGATGCAATATCTGGTAAAGTGAATGTGCAAAAGGAAAGCACGGTGATCACCATGACCAATAAAAAACCTGCAAACCTTTCCAAAATAAAACAAAGGATGGATAGTCTGGTAAACTCCATAGATAAACATTATACCACTGAAGTTAAAAAGATCCAGCGGTCAACCGTTCAGAACCAGCTTTCCACCGCCAAAAACAAACAGGAAAATATAACGTTTTATGGTAATTTCAGTAAATTACTGGTTTACAGCAACAGGCTGATCAATGTCTATGAAAAAGCTATTAAAGATTTTAAATCTGAGCTGGAAAAAGAATACAATGAGCAGAGTTCCAATAATAACAGAATCAGAACCTATCTGGTACTTGGGCTGATGACCCTGATGTTCATTGTATCCATTCTGATCATGTATTTCACAAGAATGGCATTCATATACGAGCAAAAGCTTAACGCTGCAAATGAAGAGAACAGAAAGAGCCTTAATTTTAAAAACAGGATCCTTGGAATGCTGAGTCATGAACTGATGTCTCCGCTGAAGATTATCAATATTTTTATTGATAAGATCAACAAGACTACAAAAGATGAGACCACAAAGGATTATCTTAAATCGATAAAATTCACCAACAGTACCCTGCTTATACAGTCTACCCAAATTCTGGAATATACAAAGAACCAGGAAACAGAGAAAAAACTGGTAAAAACGGTATTTAACCTTAAAGATGAAATTAATTCTATTGTAACCGCCATTACGCCTTATATAGAAACAAGGAATAATAAATTTCTGGTAACGGACAGGATTCCTGAGAATCTTATCGTAAATTCGGATAATATAAAAATTAACCAGATATTTATGAATATCCTGGGAAATGCAAATAAGTTCACAGAAAACGGACAGATTGATCTTACCATGTTCACCGAAAAGATAGATGAAAACAATATTTCCCTCATCACAACAATAGGGGATACCGGTGTAGGAATTTCTGAATCTGATCTTGGGAAAATTTTTGAACCTTATTATCAGGGAATGGTTTCTGACGAAATTGATAATTTTGGCGCAGGATTGGGATTGAACTTATGTAAGGAAATTATAGAGCTCTTCAACGGAGATATATCCGTTTCAAGTAAGCTTCATAAAGGAACAAAAGTAACATTCAGAATTAATTTAAATATCAGTAAATAG
- a CDS encoding LuxR C-terminal-related transcriptional regulator, giving the protein MEEPIENKEVVILLADDHSIVRQGIAILVDEVVPNSIVYQTSSSQQIVELVKTKGVEIAIIDAHFPDGNSLHIIPQMKSVNPDIRVLVFSGLEEDLHVLKFIKAGASGYVSKLSEEVEIRQAISDIVHKGEYFSPLSRNLMLQLVQNPDLINPLSRLTGRELQIAEMYAEGHGNLEIANELNIKQNTVSTIKKNIFDKLKIENLVELIDLINTHHKI; this is encoded by the coding sequence ATGGAAGAGCCAATTGAAAATAAGGAGGTTGTAATTCTTTTAGCGGATGATCACAGTATTGTACGCCAAGGGATTGCCATACTGGTTGATGAAGTTGTTCCAAATTCAATAGTTTATCAAACCTCATCTTCACAGCAGATTGTGGAGCTGGTGAAAACAAAAGGTGTAGAAATAGCCATTATTGATGCTCATTTTCCGGATGGAAATAGCCTTCATATTATACCGCAAATGAAAAGTGTTAATCCTGATATTAGGGTTTTGGTTTTCTCCGGTCTGGAAGAAGACCTGCATGTGCTTAAGTTCATTAAAGCCGGAGCCAGCGGATATGTAAGTAAACTAAGTGAAGAGGTAGAGATAAGACAGGCAATTTCAGATATTGTACATAAAGGAGAATATTTTTCTCCGCTTTCCCGCAACTTAATGTTACAGCTGGTTCAGAATCCGGATCTCATCAACCCGCTTAGCCGTTTAACCGGCAGAGAACTGCAGATTGCAGAAATGTATGCAGAAGGACATGGGAATCTTGAGATTGCCAATGAACTGAATATAAAGCAAAATACCGTAAGTACGATCAAGAAAAATATTTTTGATAAATTAAAAATTGAAAACCTTGTCGAGCTTATTGACCTTATCAATACTCATCATAAAATATAA
- a CDS encoding thermonuclease family protein, protein MMRILLPTLLCFPFLFFSQTTAKVVGISDGDTITVLLKGNVQKKLRLAEVDCPENRQPFGKNAKKFTSDQVFARQIMFTETDKDRYGRSVAKVYYDNGKYLSAEIIKAGYGWWYYAYSKDSGLGKMQETAKNNKLGLWQDKKAVSPWDFRKQQRENAKKNRLQKQLEPVKMKQEYAFGKEKTA, encoded by the coding sequence ATGATGAGAATACTTCTTCCTACACTATTGTGTTTCCCTTTTTTATTTTTCTCACAAACTACAGCCAAAGTAGTCGGAATTTCAGACGGAGATACCATCACGGTTTTATTAAAAGGCAATGTACAGAAAAAGCTCCGGCTTGCGGAGGTAGATTGTCCGGAAAACAGGCAGCCATTTGGAAAGAATGCTAAAAAGTTTACCTCTGATCAGGTTTTTGCCAGGCAGATCATGTTTACGGAAACCGATAAAGACCGTTATGGACGTTCAGTAGCTAAAGTATATTATGACAATGGGAAATATCTCTCGGCAGAAATCATAAAAGCAGGGTATGGCTGGTGGTATTATGCCTACTCTAAAGATTCCGGTTTGGGAAAAATGCAGGAAACGGCAAAAAACAACAAGCTGGGTCTATGGCAGGATAAAAAAGCAGTTTCTCCGTGGGATTTCCGTAAACAGCAACGTGAAAATGCTAAAAAGAACCGTCTTCAAAAACAGCTGGAACCTGTGAAAATGAAACAGGAATATGCCTTTGGAAAAGAAAAAACTGCCTGA
- a CDS encoding Crp/Fnr family transcriptional regulator, with protein sequence MDKKPCPLTFQCLEPSVIINFPMEHLHTIYSRIPTFEKYGRLIVEGKLKIQQERLESFLLQNAEQRYRDFMKQYPQLHNRITVSQLCSYLGVERQTLTRIRKKISKLN encoded by the coding sequence ATGGACAAAAAGCCCTGTCCACTTACATTTCAGTGTCTGGAACCTTCTGTAATTATTAATTTTCCGATGGAACATCTTCATACCATCTACAGCCGGATCCCTACATTTGAAAAGTATGGACGACTTATAGTAGAAGGCAAGCTAAAGATCCAACAGGAAAGATTAGAAAGTTTTCTGCTCCAAAACGCAGAACAGCGATACCGGGATTTTATGAAGCAATATCCTCAACTGCATAACAGGATAACCGTTTCACAGCTTTGCAGCTATCTTGGTGTAGAAAGGCAGACGTTAACAAGGATCCGAAAGAAAATTTCGAAATTAAACTGA
- a CDS encoding MFS transporter, translating to MNLTEKAEKGSRRFRYIKLCIFFSGLSVFAQLYLFQPILPTVSEYFKTTAGDSSLLVSSSTIGMAIGLLFFAFKADSYSRKSLMTFSLVSSAVLTIISAWMPSLSMLIATGILKGFVVSGVSAIALAYLSEEVHVSVVGLAISMYLSGNTIGGMSGRIAATILAGEFGWRNAVLIIGIESLVLGLIFWKLFPESQFFNPQKTDYSLKVKQMGKFLTDSYMLRLYFIAALLMGSFVSVYNYLSFRLEAAPFSLSHFVIAFIFLMYIFGVFGTMITGRLLRRFSSNFILKASVLSMFSGTALLLSENIYIIIAGLGLFTLSFFAAHTMASQMTALHAKQGKSSATSIYWLFYYFGSSILGSGTGYILHAFSWNVFIILLLISVGISFILAAGNKD from the coding sequence ATGAATTTAACTGAAAAAGCAGAAAAAGGGAGCAGGCGTTTCCGGTATATAAAACTTTGTATTTTCTTCTCGGGACTTTCTGTCTTTGCCCAGCTTTATCTTTTTCAGCCGATACTTCCCACGGTTTCCGAATATTTTAAAACGACTGCCGGCGACAGTTCTCTTCTGGTATCTTCCTCTACTATAGGAATGGCGATAGGCCTGCTGTTTTTTGCTTTTAAGGCGGACAGCTACTCCAGAAAGAGCCTCATGACTTTTTCCCTGGTTTCATCGGCCGTACTTACTATTATTTCAGCATGGATGCCCAGTCTCAGCATGCTTATTGCAACCGGTATTTTAAAGGGTTTCGTGGTATCGGGCGTTTCTGCAATAGCACTTGCCTATCTCAGTGAAGAAGTACACGTCTCTGTGGTGGGACTTGCTATCAGTATGTATCTGAGCGGCAATACCATTGGCGGAATGAGCGGAAGAATTGCAGCTACTATTTTGGCGGGAGAATTCGGCTGGCGGAATGCTGTTCTTATAATAGGAATAGAAAGCCTGGTATTGGGTCTCATTTTCTGGAAGCTGTTTCCGGAATCTCAGTTTTTTAATCCGCAAAAAACAGATTATTCCCTGAAGGTAAAACAAATGGGAAAGTTTCTTACCGATTCTTATATGCTGCGGTTGTACTTCATTGCAGCATTGCTGATGGGATCATTTGTAAGTGTATACAATTACCTTTCTTTCAGGCTGGAAGCTGCTCCTTTTTCATTAAGCCATTTTGTGATCGCTTTTATCTTTTTAATGTATATTTTCGGGGTATTTGGCACAATGATTACGGGCAGGCTGTTAAGAAGATTCAGCAGTAATTTTATTTTGAAGGCTTCAGTTCTTTCCATGTTTTCCGGGACTGCATTGCTGTTATCAGAGAATATTTATATTATTATTGCCGGGCTGGGATTATTTACACTTTCTTTTTTTGCAGCCCACACGATGGCCAGCCAGATGACAGCGCTTCATGCCAAACAGGGAAAATCTTCAGCAACTTCTATTTATTGGCTCTTTTACTATTTTGGGTCCAGTATTCTAGGAAGTGGTACAGGATATATTCTTCATGCTTTTTCCTGGAATGTTTTTATCATTTTACTTCTCATTTCCGTAGGAATTTCCTTTATACTTGCCGCAGGAAATAAAGATTGA
- a CDS encoding response regulator transcription factor, whose translation MNERILIADDHYVVRIGTALVLESEYPSLTVDFAENYDQVKEHISNDDYDLLLLDIDMPGTRYKKMIPELKNIQKNLKILVFSEHGKDIAIQYIREGAEGYLSKQSSKEEIGEAVKSVIQRGHYYPTELIGLIIQNKKSNPAEKLSSREYEIFKLLAEGTGNLEIGNKLDIQMSTVSTYKKRIFKKLNISNIAELIKVYETVH comes from the coding sequence ATGAATGAAAGAATCCTGATTGCTGATGACCATTATGTGGTAAGAATAGGAACCGCTTTGGTATTAGAGTCTGAATATCCCAGCCTTACTGTAGATTTTGCCGAGAATTATGATCAGGTAAAGGAACATATATCGAATGATGATTATGATCTCCTTCTTCTTGATATTGATATGCCCGGAACACGATATAAGAAAATGATCCCTGAACTTAAAAATATTCAGAAAAACCTGAAAATCCTTGTCTTTTCAGAGCATGGCAAAGATATAGCCATACAGTATATCCGGGAAGGTGCTGAAGGTTACCTTAGCAAGCAGAGCAGCAAAGAAGAGATCGGGGAAGCAGTAAAATCTGTCATTCAGAGAGGTCACTACTATCCCACCGAGCTGATCGGGCTTATTATCCAGAACAAAAAAAGCAATCCTGCAGAAAAACTTTCATCCAGAGAATATGAAATCTTTAAGCTGCTGGCTGAAGGAACAGGAAACCTCGAAATCGGGAATAAGCTGGATATCCAGATGTCTACGGTAAGTACATATAAAAAAAGGATTTTTAAAAAGCTTAATATTTCCAATATTGCGGAACTGATTAAAGTCTACGAAACCGTTCATTAA
- a CDS encoding helix-turn-helix domain-containing protein, with protein MKRSEEITIRYFNFLEKHIQEVIMGIAPEFMELNEIAGELAVSHKHLTDTIKKEKGQHPCFFYDEKIIDEAKKMIADSDRSIAEIARVFTYDPSNFSKFFKKLTGVTPGEFRKQQA; from the coding sequence ATGAAAAGAAGTGAAGAGATCACCATACGATATTTTAATTTTCTTGAAAAGCATATTCAGGAGGTAATTATGGGTATTGCTCCCGAATTTATGGAGCTTAATGAAATTGCAGGAGAGCTGGCGGTTTCCCATAAACACCTTACAGATACTATAAAAAAAGAGAAAGGGCAGCATCCATGCTTCTTTTATGATGAGAAAATCATAGATGAGGCGAAAAAAATGATTGCTGATTCAGACCGTTCTATTGCAGAAATTGCAAGAGTATTTACCTATGATCCCTCTAATTTTTCGAAATTCTTTAAAAAGTTAACAGGAGTTACACCGGGAGAGTTCAGGAAACAGCAGGCTTAA
- a CDS encoding aminotransferase class I/II-fold pyridoxal phosphate-dependent enzyme: protein MTIDFTTATFKDFENIPDYDIAQRAEYFYEFLDHMKSRGHMNYRLKNTSGTNATLNIDIENKNDKYISFVSSDYLGFTQHPKVKQAAIEGIEKYGTGTGASPLIGGYFDYHSAIEKKIAGFFGRNEDEVLLFTTGYAANSATLQILMQKEDIAILDMGVHASVHEGCAFTNKKTFPHNNLEALEHILKVCENTYRTKLVIVDGVYSQEGDTSRAKEIYALVKKYNAYLMVDDAHGVGVMGKTGRGALEDDGLLDKVDFITGTSSKTFGNLGGYVIANKKIASFLKFQSRQHIFSVTPPPSSFGILKAIDLVDEEPFWKDKLWDNINYFKKGLNDLGLDTGITNSAIIPVKIGDQNKMWDIGRILLEEGVYTNPIMYPAVARKDARIRMTVTARHEKEHLDKTLNVFDDINKKLHIAKK from the coding sequence ATGACCATTGATTTTACAACAGCAACATTTAAGGATTTTGAGAATATTCCGGATTATGATATTGCTCAAAGAGCAGAGTACTTTTATGAATTCCTGGATCACATGAAGTCCAGAGGACACATGAACTACAGACTGAAAAATACTTCAGGTACCAATGCAACATTAAATATAGATATTGAAAACAAAAACGATAAGTATATAAGTTTTGTTTCCAGCGATTATTTAGGATTTACACAGCACCCCAAAGTAAAACAGGCGGCCATAGAAGGAATTGAAAAATATGGAACAGGTACAGGAGCATCACCACTCATCGGCGGATATTTTGATTATCATAGTGCCATAGAAAAAAAGATTGCCGGTTTTTTTGGAAGAAATGAAGATGAAGTATTACTGTTCACCACCGGTTATGCCGCTAACAGTGCCACTTTACAGATTTTAATGCAGAAAGAAGATATTGCCATTCTGGATATGGGAGTACACGCCAGCGTGCATGAAGGATGTGCCTTTACCAATAAAAAAACATTTCCGCACAATAATTTGGAAGCTTTGGAACACATTTTGAAGGTATGTGAAAACACGTACCGTACAAAGCTTGTTATTGTAGACGGAGTATACTCTCAGGAAGGGGATACTTCACGCGCTAAAGAAATATATGCTCTTGTAAAAAAATATAATGCCTATCTCATGGTAGATGACGCTCATGGTGTCGGAGTTATGGGAAAAACCGGTAGAGGAGCCCTTGAGGACGACGGTCTATTGGATAAGGTGGATTTTATAACAGGAACATCCAGCAAGACCTTTGGTAATCTTGGGGGATATGTAATTGCTAATAAAAAAATAGCATCATTCCTTAAGTTCCAGTCAAGACAGCATATTTTCTCAGTAACACCCCCGCCTTCTTCCTTCGGAATTTTGAAAGCTATCGATCTGGTTGATGAAGAACCATTTTGGAAAGATAAATTGTGGGATAATATCAACTATTTCAAAAAAGGGCTTAATGATTTAGGTTTAGATACCGGAATCACCAATTCAGCTATTATTCCTGTGAAGATAGGGGATCAGAATAAGATGTGGGACATTGGAAGAATACTGCTTGAAGAAGGAGTTTATACAAACCCTATTATGTACCCTGCGGTAGCAAGAAAAGATGCCCGGATCAGGATGACTGTAACGGCAAGACACGAAAAAGAACATCTTGACAAAACACTCAATGTCTTTGATGATATTAATAAAAAATTGCATATTGCAAAAAAATAA
- a CDS encoding TetR/AcrR family transcriptional regulator: MPRKVVQGPIRDKEKTKQKLLAAVGKILRVKGYSGLKVSKIAAVAGFDKKLIYEYFGSTDKLIDEYIKSQDYWSKFSPDIEEEIQVGKGKEALTQGILMQFESLKKNKELQKIILWELSESKPILKNILKQREDVAANLFENVTDPYFGENATNVRAMLALIAAGVYYLNLFPAYNGTEFCGIDMRTDEGRGEVEKVIVEIIDHYYKTKKAKG; encoded by the coding sequence ATGCCCAGAAAAGTAGTGCAAGGCCCCATTAGGGACAAAGAAAAAACAAAGCAGAAGCTGCTGGCAGCAGTTGGCAAAATTTTGCGAGTAAAAGGTTATTCCGGTCTGAAAGTAAGTAAGATTGCGGCAGTAGCCGGGTTTGACAAAAAGCTTATCTATGAATACTTTGGAAGTACAGACAAGCTAATAGATGAATATATAAAATCCCAGGATTATTGGAGCAAATTCAGCCCGGATATTGAAGAAGAAATCCAGGTAGGTAAAGGTAAAGAAGCCTTAACCCAGGGAATTCTTATGCAGTTTGAAAGCCTGAAGAAAAACAAAGAACTACAGAAAATTATTCTTTGGGAACTTTCCGAAAGCAAGCCGATACTTAAAAACATATTGAAGCAAAGAGAAGACGTGGCAGCTAATCTGTTTGAAAATGTAACAGATCCTTACTTCGGGGAAAATGCTACAAACGTTAGAGCTATGCTGGCATTAATAGCAGCGGGAGTTTACTACCTGAACCTGTTTCCTGCATACAACGGAACAGAATTCTGTGGTATTGATATGAGAACTGATGAAGGAAGAGGCGAAGTTGAAAAAGTGATCGTTGAAATTATAGACCATTACTACAAAACGAAAAAAGCAAAAGGATAA